GAGCCCGGTGAGGGGGTAGCGGTTGCCGTCGAGGAGGGCGGGGTCCAGGGGCTGTCCGTCGAGGCTGATCGAGCGCAGGGTGGCGGGCTTGACCTCGACGAAGGTGTCTCCGGCCGCGCGGGCGGTGAACCGGATGGCGGTGGCGGAGTCGAAGGTCTCCTCGCCGGTGGTGAGGTCGAGGGCGATCGTGTACCGCTCCACGTCGAGGATCTGGGCTCGGGTCTGCGCTTCGTCGCGCGTCAGTACGGACATGGCCCCATGCTGCCGTACGGGGGACGGCGGGCGCAGCGGGGTTCTCCCTGGGCGGACGGACGGGCAGAGGGCGTGATCGTGCCGGGTGGGTACCCCCGGGGGCTGCTGCCGCTTACCCTCTCCTCGGCGCGGCACACCGAGTACCGAGGACGTCCCTCATGACGCTCACGCCTGCGCCCGAACCCGTCGTTCCGAGACCCGGGCCGGCGGCCCCGCCCGCCGCGGACGGTCTCCGGTCACCGGAGTCCCCGCGCGGTCCCGCTCCCGTGCTGCCGCGAGCGCTCTGCGAGGCGGCGCTGACCGCGCTGCTGCTGTTCCTGGTCGTGACGGCTGTGCGGTGGCTCGTCGGGCCGGACCCGGCGGCGGCCGCCCGTCCGGCGGTGCTGGGCGGCGTCGTCGGGACCGTGGTCGCCCTGTTCATGATGTCCCCGCCCGGCCGGTGTTCGGGCGGCCATCTGAACCCGGCCGTCACCCTCGCCCTGTGGCGGCTCGGGGCCTTCCCCGGCCGCGAGGTCATGCCGTACGCCGTGGCCCAGTTGGCAGGGTCGGTGTTCGGGGTGTGGTGCGCGGGGCTGGTGTGGGGTCCGGCGGCCGGGCGCCCGCCGGTCCGGCACGCTTCGGTGCGGGCCGATCCGGCGTGGGGCGACGCGGCGGTCCTGGCGGCCGAGGCGGGGGTCGTGGCGGGGTCGACGCTGATGCTCGCCGTGCTGCTCGCGTCGCCGGGCGGGCGCCGGGTCCTGCCGTACGCGGTGGGGCTGACGACGGCCCTGGTGATCGGGGTCCTCGGCCCGCTGAGCGGCGGATCGGCGAACCCGGCGCGGCAGTTCGGCCCGGCCCTGCTGGCCGGGGACACCGGCCGGCTGTGGGTGTACGTTCTCGGGCCGGCCGTGGGGGCGGTGCTCGGCGCGTGGGCCGCGGGGCGGATGGGGCTCCGGCAGGCGGCCCGGTAGCCGCTCAGGCGTCCCGCGCCTGGCCGTTCTCCGCCTCCTCGGCGATCCGCTCGTGGTGCCGGATCACCTCGGCGATGATGAAGTTCAGCAGCTTCTCGGCGAACGCCGGGTCCAGGTTGGCGCTCTGCGCCAGCTCCCTGAGCCGGGCGATCTGGCGGGTCTCGCGGGCGGGGTCGGCGGGCGGCAGCCGGTGGTCGGCCTTGAGGCGGCCGACCTGCTGGGTGGCCTTGAAGCGTTCGGCCAGCATGTGGACGACGGCGGCGTCGATGTTGTCGATGCTCTCGCGCAGCCGGTTCAGCTCGGCCCGGACGGTCGCGTCGATCTCGCTCGTACTCATGGTCAGCGAGCTTAGACGGCCGCCCTCACGGCCCGATCGTCGGCGGGTCGTCGGGGTCGGGTACCTGGTCGCTCCAGCCGCCGGGCACGCTGCGGCCCTGCTGTTCGCGGAAGCGGACGGGGGCGGTGCCGACCCGGCGGGCGAAGAGCCGGGAGAAGTAGGCGGGGTCGTCGTAGCCGACGCGGCGGGCCACGGCGGCGACCGGGAGGTCGGTGGCGGCGAGGAGTTCCTTGGCCCGGCCGAGACGGATACCGAGCAGGTAGTCCTTGGGGCTGCAGCCGGCGCCGCGCCGTACGGCGGTGCGCAGTTCGGCGGGGGTCATGCCGTGCCGCGAGGCGTGCTGGGCGACGGTGAGCGGCTGGTAGGCGTCGCGGGCGAGCGCCTGGAGCACCGGGTCGCCGTCGGGGCCGATGCCGGCGCGGGCGCGGCGCAGGGAGACGAGGAGTTCGTGGACGGCGGCCCCGGTCTCGGCCTCCAGGAGGGGGTTGCCGCGGCGGGCGGCGCGCACGATGCGCCCGACGGCGGCGCGCGGGGCGGCGGTGTCGGCGAGCGGGACGAGGGGGCGTTCGGGCTCGATGTAGCCGAGCTCGGTGTACGTGGCGGTGGCGGGGCCGGTGAAGTCGACGAAGCTCTCGTCCCAGCCGGTGCCGGGGTCGGCGCCGTAGTGGTGGGGGGTGCCGGGGGTCAGCCAGATGAGGCTGGGGCCGGTGACGGGGGTGCGGCGGCCGTCGGGGCCCTTGAACCAGCCGGTGCCGGAGTTGACGATCACGGCGACGTGGTGGTCGAGGGTGCGGGGTCCGACGGTGGGCAGCGCGCCGTGCTGGAGGCCGACGCCGAGGCAGACGAGGCCCAGGCGGTGGTGGAGCGGGCTCGGGGTGAAGAAGCGCATCCAGGTGTGGTACATCGCGGCTTTCCCCTCCCAGGTAGTCCTCGGCCGCCGGACCCGGGCGGTCCGTTGCGTCCAATCAACAGCGATCTTTGTCCATGGACCCGGTGCGCGCCAGGGGTGACAGTGGTCGGACC
This sequence is a window from Streptomyces parvus. Protein-coding genes within it:
- a CDS encoding aquaporin → MTLTPAPEPVVPRPGPAAPPAADGLRSPESPRGPAPVLPRALCEAALTALLLFLVVTAVRWLVGPDPAAAARPAVLGGVVGTVVALFMMSPPGRCSGGHLNPAVTLALWRLGAFPGREVMPYAVAQLAGSVFGVWCAGLVWGPAAGRPPVRHASVRADPAWGDAAVLAAEAGVVAGSTLMLAVLLASPGGRRVLPYAVGLTTALVIGVLGPLSGGSANPARQFGPALLAGDTGRLWVYVLGPAVGAVLGAWAAGRMGLRQAAR
- a CDS encoding chorismate mutase — protein: MSTSEIDATVRAELNRLRESIDNIDAAVVHMLAERFKATQQVGRLKADHRLPPADPARETRQIARLRELAQSANLDPAFAEKLLNFIIAEVIRHHERIAEEAENGQARDA
- a CDS encoding AraC family transcriptional regulator, coding for MYHTWMRFFTPSPLHHRLGLVCLGVGLQHGALPTVGPRTLDHHVAVIVNSGTGWFKGPDGRRTPVTGPSLIWLTPGTPHHYGADPGTGWDESFVDFTGPATATYTELGYIEPERPLVPLADTAAPRAAVGRIVRAARRGNPLLEAETGAAVHELLVSLRRARAGIGPDGDPVLQALARDAYQPLTVAQHASRHGMTPAELRTAVRRGAGCSPKDYLLGIRLGRAKELLAATDLPVAAVARRVGYDDPAYFSRLFARRVGTAPVRFREQQGRSVPGGWSDQVPDPDDPPTIGP